One part of the Phoenix dactylifera cultivar Barhee BC4 chromosome 4, palm_55x_up_171113_PBpolish2nd_filt_p, whole genome shotgun sequence genome encodes these proteins:
- the LOC103713960 gene encoding mannose-6-phosphate isomerase 1-like: MLGPGRLGDEWVARPASRISVAEIEPNKPYAEFWMGNHESGPPFVVLHEPEGPNLDLVALKSCIAENPSMLGEKVVERWGNDLPFLFKVLSVAKALSTQAHPDKELATMLHKTRPNPIRIVTISPRWRLLLQNSRPFVGLSALSSCTEN; the protein is encoded by the exons ATGCTCGGTCCAGGGCGCCTCGGTGATGAATGGGTCGCGAGGCCCGCCTCCAGGATTTCCGTGGCGGAGATCGAGCCGAACAAGCCCTATGCCGAGTTCTGGATGGGAAATCACGAGTCTGGGCCGCCCTTCGTGGTCCTGCACGAGCCGGAAGGTCCAAACCTCGATCTTGTTGCCTTGAAGTCGTGCATTGCGGAGAACCCTAGCATGCTGGGAGAGAAGGTCGTGGAGAGGTGGGGGAATGATCTTCCCTTCTTGTTCAAG GTTCTATCGGTAGCCAAGGCATTATCGACACAGGCCCACCCCGACAAGGAATTAGCTACAATGTTGCACAAGACAAGGCCAAACCCTATAAGGATTGTAACCATAAGCCCGAGGTGGCGATTGCTCTTACAGAATTCAAGGCCCTTTGTTGGTTTGTCAGCATTGAG TTCATGTACGGAGAACTAG